The sequence below is a genomic window from Lolium perenne isolate Kyuss_39 chromosome 7, Kyuss_2.0, whole genome shotgun sequence.
AAACACAAAAACACATTTGTATTaaaattgtttctttgatcatgttcaacaaacaaatgtaaggcggaacaaaaacggcctttgaacaaatgttttaaagctgaaactatgcagcagttgaacaacataaaactgtcaaggcggaaaaaactcgactatcttgaacagttaatgtaatttatatgttttaagcaagtgctggtttatccgttcttctggtttatatgcttgacttttcgcgagacggcaaactttaaacacagaacatctgctgaggcgatagcgcttaatagcgaaacaatcaagaacctcagaaacagaggccgattttaagtaccgagatgtcactactaaggaatccacacataaaacaacagaaaacgtgtaggccagaaaacttaagctaacgcccgaaggcggaattttctttaacgtctttggagccttaagcggcaaaaacagtacaaagtttttcacgagcgcgaggcaaatcgtgggaaagatatgaccaacaaTGAAAGCGGTAtaagactcaggatatgagtgaaccaatcttaatctcatgatcataaaattttaaaatattaaatataaatagggacttagctgtttggagcggaatcaacgtcggtcgtggcggtttttcttcggcgttccgtcgagccggtgcgagattgattgtcgcagtggtcctatcggtgcggatccacctaccaaaatttaggtgtggatccgacttccaaaaatttaggtgcggatccacctaccaaaattttggtatggatccggctacaaaaatataggtgcggatccgactaccaaaaataggtatggatccggctaccaaaaaaaaaatataggtgcggatccaactaccaaaaataggtatggatccggctaccaaaaaatataggtgcggatccaactaccaaaaataggtatggatccggctaccaaaaccagaatttgaaatttccaggtctaaggcggattcttccgtagaaagctccagcgactcggatcggatctttgcagctgcgtcctgctcagcggcggccgCGTCAGcgctacttaccagtgggtttccatcggaatcgacggtttccccaatgaagatgtgtatgccgccaactgggacgatggagagcttgacggggtcggttttagccggaatccagcactcatccggagggacgatcggcagatttccggcgtaaaggacacgccccacagcgatggtgtcgtcgaagcttcccatggcggaaccctcccggttccggcctccagacgccacaggccccacggtgggcgccaactgtcgttgcctaatcgacggtaccccggaggagggatcctcacgagggggagaagaagtaggggccatagggcggagtgctctcgggacggtggtacgcgatttacccagcttcggaacacctgcacgatgacagggcctactgctgcttgtctggaattatctgggcgctttcgcgttgttacaatgagttgtggttgtctcgcttctagctcgagatctcccctcagggctcccgggatccggcttatataggcgcacggatctagggtttacatggagagtcctagccggattacaggttgcctaactacggtacaatgtcttgccgtgtacgtcaaggatccgtcttccatctacgtcgtactggatccgggttccttatgggcctccacgggtccggcttccttcatgggccttcacggatctgactcctggcatagacctcttcggatccgggtacctctgtaggtcggttcggatccgggtacctctgtaagacggttcggatccggctaccttcctagggcggttcggatccggctaccttcctagggcggttcggatccggctaccttcctagggcggttaggatccggctccttgttcctgggttggacatcttccatcttgatcaacattaactgggctgcccggtgggccgtatgctatcaccaccatctgtgggccacccgggcttgccggaatcggaccatgtcgatggtatacctatgaagtatatccacaacagtccTGCTGGGCGAGAACTGCTGCTGCGGGGCGTGCTGAACGGTTAATTCCCTCTGATCGTTTATCACTTTAATTTTTTTTCGTGGAGCAGTGGAGACGGACGTGGTCCAATGGTCTGCTCTCTTCAAAGATGGGAGCGATTTCAGGCATTGGATATTTGGTTTGAAGGGCTGAGATGTCTTGGATGAGACTCTTTTAAAGTAGTGGAGATGGAGATGACTCTTAGAACGCCTGTTTTTTTTTCCTTATACAAACAGACTCCAATTTCTTAAATGAAATTGGGGGCCATGTGGCCCCTGCAATCAAAAAAAAAAGGGCGAGCTGAGCAACAAAACAATTGGGCTTTAAAGTCCAGATAGGTATCGTGGATGGTTCCTGCTCGCAGGTCCACGAAATGCAGCCCATTCTACGCTACTGCAATCTCTTCTCGCTCGCTGCGCACCATCATCCCGACAGCTCACCTCTCTCTCCTTCCTCCGTTCCCATCAACGAAAGAGAAAAAAAAGTTACCTCCTTCCGGCCCGGCCGTCCGGCGAGATGCGCCGCCTTCCCGCCGCCCCTCCCCGCCCACTCCTCCACCCGCGCATCTCCCCGGCGCCTTCCTCCCTCGGAATCCTGCGCCACCATGATCGAGTGGCGATGTCGAGGACCACCCCTGTGGTATGCTGCTCCTGCTTCCTCCCAAATCGGAAGCCCGGGACCGAATCCGACCCCCTCCGATCCCGGCCGGCCGATCGGGTCCGGGAGCCCGCAATGGCGCGGGCGAATCCCGCGGCCgcgaccggcggcggcgggggcgagGCGTCCCCGTCGCCTGAGGGCGGCAGGAGCCCGCTGGCCCCGCTCGCGGAGCTGTGGCGCCGGACGGTGCAGCCGCTGGGGGACTACGGGTTCGGCAAGCGCAGCGTGTGGGAGGGCGGCGTGGGGCTCTTCATGGTCTCCGGGGCCGCCCTGCTCGCGCTCGCGCTCGCCTGGCTCCGCGGCTTCCAGCTGCGCTCGCGCTTCCGCAAGTACAGCGCCGTCTTCGAGTTCACCCAGGCCTGCGGCATCTGCGTCGGCACGCCCGTCAGGATTCGCGGGGTCACCGTCGGGAGCGTCGTCCGCGTCGACTCCTCGCTCAGGAGCATTGATGCCTACGTTGAGGTGCGCTCTAGCCCTCTTGCTCCTTCCTATTTCAACCAATAATTGATACTAGTATCAAAAGTTCATTTTTTTATTGGCATTCATTGATTAAAATTGTATGTAGTGTAGAATGTAGTAGTATGTGAAATCTGAATACCAAATAGAGTTGCTCATCCCCAAGTCTGATATAATTCCATCTTAAATGGGCTGCATTGTCTTTCCTGAATGCTTACAATCCATAAAGCAACCTTTTGCTGAAATTGAATTATACTTTAGTTTGCTCGAGGAATCGTTAAGTTATATATATCTGTTGTTCCACAATCTTTTCAGCTCTCTTATGCATAACGTTTTACATAAAACAATTCTGGCAGGACAATTAGATTGAGTTTAGCTTTCAATCATCACCCCATCTCAACTACTCCGTATCTGTTCACAACTTATATGCAGTATGTTGACGTGGGTTATACCCCTCTTGCTCCTTCCTACACTACCAAAAGTTCATTTTTTTATTGGCATTCATTGATTAAACTTGTATGCAGTGTAGAATCTAGTACGTGAAAGTCAAATACCAAATAGATTTGTTAATCCCCGAGTCTGATATAATTCCATCTTAAATGGTCTGCATTGTCTTTCATGAATGCTTACAATCCATAGAGCAACCTTTTGGTGAAATCGAATTATACTTTAGTTTGCTCGACGAATCATTAAGTTATACTATATCTGTTGTTCCACAATCTTGTCAACTCTCTTATGCATAACTTTTCATATGAAACAATTCAGTCTGGACAATTAGATTGAGTTTAGCTTTCAATCATCACCCCATTTCAAAATCTGTTCACAACTTAACATCACTATACTCAGCTATGTATCAGCAGCCCATATCTATGTTATGCTCTTATTCTTGAAACCGTGCAAAGGTCGTTGGGCGTTGCTATTACGTATTTTTATTCAAGCGAAGTAACTAGTGGCATTCTAGTAAGTTTGTTATCCATAGTCCCATTTTCCCCTGTTGTGGCCGGTGCTTACATTTCGTTGGTGTATACGGCATATACTTCTCTTTTCTTGTAAATGTTGGATTGTTTTGGAATAAATCTCTGACAAGTAAACTCTTCTATATGTCAGGTTGACGATGATAAAATTATTGTGCCCCGTAATTCGTCGGTTGAGGTGAATCAGTCTGGCCTACTAATGGAGACAATGATTGATATTACACCTAAAGATCCACTCCCTACACCTTCAGTTGGTCCACTCGACACGGACTGTTCCAAAGAAGGTTTGATTCTCTGTGACAGAGAGAGAATGAAAGGACATCAAGGAGTAAGCTTAGATGCACTGGTCGGAATATTTACCCGTCTGGGAAGAGACATGGAGGAAATTGGTGTTCATAAAAGCTTCAAGTTGGCGGAGAAGGTTGCATCCATAATGGAAGAAGCACAACCTCTCCTTTCACGGGTAAATTTTACTGACCAATTCTTGGACAACAGTTTGGGATCTCTCACATGTTCACCACTTATGAAATCTCTGTCAATCCTATGCAACAACAAAGCCTTTTGTCCCTAGCAAGTTGGGTTACGCTAGAGAGGAAACCCAACAGAAACCTTTGGCATCTCTCTGAAACCTATGCATTCTACTCAATACTGCTGAATAGGATTTCATGGTTTAACATTCAAATGAGCCCCACCTGATAAAGTTCCCTGAGGCAGGTCTGCAGTAGTGTTTCCCAAGCCCCGGTACTACATAGATTTGGGAAGAAAGACTTGTTTGACAGATGTATATGATACTGCTATAGTtttatggggggggggggggggggggggggtgattcTGCATAAACTGATAGCTTTTCCTGACACGTGGTAGTGCATCTATCATGTCCTAATTTTATGACTATTGCTACTTATATGTAAGCATCGGCATGGTTTTTGTGTATATCCGTCATATGATGGGTATTAGGCATGCCCAGTGTTCAAAAAATCGTCCGATTAATCGGTCATCTAATCGCTACTCGCTGGCTTACCTTGTCGAAAAGGTCGAATCGGCTGGATTAGTCGCCGGCGAGATTAACTGCTCTAGTCCGATTAAAAAATGGCCCCTGCCTTTCCAAGCTGCCTTGCGCACTCTTTGCCACGTGCCGCCGATTCCTCCTACCGCCGCCCCAATACTCGCCTCTAGCGGGAGGATCTAGCTCATCTTGAGCTCACCTGTCGGCccctggctgcctcgtcgccacCCCCAGGAGCAGGAGCCTAGGCGGCCTAATCCACGCGCGAGTACAAGCTCGTCTAGGAGCACAAGGGCCCGACGGCTGGGGCTGGTCTCCGTCGCCCTTCCTTGTTCGGTTAGTCTAGCTGCTTTCCGGTGCCACAGGTCCCCAAAGGATTCTGTTACTTAATTTTAGATGAACTTGCTAGTTAGCACATGAACTTAGGTTGAATCGTCTCGATTACTTGCAGATATGCATCATAGTAGGATACACGAGTTGTTAGATACGCTAATCTACCTACTGCTAAGCCATAGCGGCAATAAATCTCAGCATCAGGAACGTATGTGTGGTTACAAGGCTATGTAGCCGGGATGAGATGCAGCTCAGGACGCGTAAAGTTTCAGCTAACAGAACTCCTCTCACCTCCACAGTTCCAATCCACAAATCCAAAGTATTATGTCCATCCTATTCCTCTCTTTCTCTGGTCAAGTGTTGAACTAGTAGTCTGGTACAAAGCATGATGTCAATTTTATTTTGTATAGAACATGTTGTTCTATATTTATTTGTCGACCTGCTGATATTATATAATGTACGGCCGAGAGGAAGCTGTTATGTATCTGTTTCACACTTGCTGCCTAAATCCGGCCAATGATTTACTATTTTTAAGGAGTCAAGCGAGATCCCACAATTGCTTTTGTGCTTATTTGCAAGTTTTACTTGTTAAACAGAGCACATTTTAATTCTTAGAACCTGCAATTTTGAATAAACCTTGCCGATTAATAGTCTACTGAGTAAATCAGTTAATTGGCCGATTTCCGATTAATCCTTAAACTAAAGCcgaccgagcagttaacgattatcGATTTCTTGAACATTGGGCATGCCTACCAAGAACATGGTCTATTTGAACTTCTGGAGGTCAAAAATAACTCTTGCAAAACTGATCCAAGCCGTGCATACTTCTGTTGAGCTTGGCTTGGACTGCTGAAAATTTTAAAATTAGGTCCATCATATCGCTATTGCATACCTACCCTGGCTACTGGCTAGCATGCTTGGCCAGCACTGTTTCAGGACCATGTTAAAGAGGAAGGGACCTCCACTCAATTGGAATGTGGTGTTTGATTTTTATTCTCTATTTGCAAAAGCGGGATGGCTGATGTTTCCTACATATGTGCAGCTTTCTCGATCTTAACTTTTTTGTGGAAATAGAGAATTTTGGTGGTCACTACTTGTGCCATTAAGTGCCATATGCATCAACTTTAATGTTTGTGATGGAACAGATTGAAGCCTTGGCTGAAGAAGCTCAACCTTTGCTTTCGGAGGTGCGTGATAGTGATCTGGTGAAGGATGTGGAGACTATAGCTAAAGGTCTGGCTGATGCATCCGGTGATTTAAGGTACTGCTCAACAGCATTACTTGTAATAAATATTCCTTGAACAAATTATATAATAGCTAAGCTTGGCTAAAAATTGCTTTGCATTCCGAAATGCTAAAACTGGAACCAGGATTTTGTGGGAAATGAGTTTGTCTGCATTGAAGATCTTACCAATTGCTGTTTCTGCTTTCCTATAACATTGTTGACAATGCAAGAAGTGCAAATGTTATGGTAGAACCTTCACTCTTTATCTTACTTTTCCGTATTCTGACCATGCAGAAAGTTGAAGTCTTCCATGCTTACCCCTGAGAACAGTGATCTAATCAAGCAGTCTATCTTCACCCTTATCTTTACTCTGAAGAACATTGAGGTCTGTATTTCTGTAGCTACTTTTAGTTTGTTCTGGAACTGAAGATAATGTTGACAATGTTTTGACCCCTGTACCCTTGCTTACTTTCAGAGTATCAGCTCGGACATCTCTGGTTTCACTGGCGACGAGGCGACACGACAGAACATCAAGCTGCTGATCAAGTCCCTTAGCAGACTGTTGTGACCCCTGAGCTGAACAGAGCAGAGTTATGTGTGTGTCGATAAGAATCGAGATAGAAAGGTATGGTGCAAGTAGGCCGTCCAGATGGAGACTGAAGCATCTTTAAGAGATGAAGCTAGTATGTCTGTCTTTTCCTGATTCTTTTTCTGCATTCTTGACATAAGAAGCATCGCTGATTGATTGTTGTTGTCCAGTCATCTAGCTAGGCCCATTTTTGTTTTGTGCAGCACGGTTGCGGTTGATCAAGTGTAAACAAGGAATACACTACTAGTATTGCTTTTTTTTTGCTGGCATCTTCTGTTCATTGGTGGCTGCGTCATGTGTGGCAGTCTGTCGATGACGATCAGGGAAACCTGTCGTGTTCGTCGGCGCCGGCTGTTCGACCTGGCCGATGGCGTCGGCACAATTCAAGCAGCTACTACCTAGGTAGCTCATATCAGCATCGATCGATTCAAACTTTGGACTTCTGCTCTTCACTTTGTGTGGAACGGAATCAAACGCGACGGCGATAGACAGCAACCTGACAACGATACATCGGTTCAGTTTCGTGCTTTACAAAGCGAGGGATCAGGTTTCGTGTCGTGTTCCATACCGTGAGGGATTGGCCTCGGCGACCACACTACACGAGGTGATTTGCAAGTTTTTTCCAAGTTGATGTGCGTGCAAGACCAAGCTTACTGTATTGTACTACCTCGGTTTCAATAAATAAAACTTTTTCTTTTTGAACAATACCGGGGTCCACCCCAGGGGAGATTATATTCAAACACGTGGCGGGTACAAGTTTACAAAGAGGCCTTTTATAACACTTGCCTTAATGAACTTACTATTTGAAGATAAGGTTTCTTTTTTTTTGCGGAAAACACCCTGAAAGATGATGAGAAAACACGATCAAGGATAGCGGGCTCTCCACCACCAGAACGCCGGCGACCTCCAGGCTTTTCAGCCGAGATCAGAGAGGAGTACTCTTCTCCGGCGAAAGGATCCAGCCGCCGGCAACACCAAggacgccggggacgcaccacttggcttCCTGAGCGTAGCGAGCTCCGGCGACGGATCCTAAGGCCTCCACTAGGGAGGTTGAGAATAGGCCGCCAGTACGGCCGAAGATCACGATGACGACGACGGTCACCGCGTGTTGTGCGCAAGAAGAACTCCCGGGGAACCACCTCCGCATGGCCACCAGACCAACAGACACACGCTCCCATCCCTCGCCACCGGGGCCAGCCGAGAGGAGCAGCGAAGTTGGCTGGCCTCCGCTGCAGAGGAGGCCGAGATGCTTATTGAGGGAGGGCCTCGCAGCTGCGGAGGGCTTCACCACCTCCCACCTCAGGAGCACATGGAAG
It includes:
- the LOC127315521 gene encoding protein TRIGALACTOSYLDIACYLGLYCEROL 2, chloroplastic, with the translated sequence MRRLPAAPPRPLLHPRISPAPSSLGILRHHDRVAMSRTTPVVCCSCFLPNRKPGTESDPLRSRPADRVREPAMARANPAAATGGGGGEASPSPEGGRSPLAPLAELWRRTVQPLGDYGFGKRSVWEGGVGLFMVSGAALLALALAWLRGFQLRSRFRKYSAVFEFTQACGICVGTPVRIRGVTVGSVVRVDSSLRSIDAYVEVDDDKIIVPRNSSVEVNQSGLLMETMIDITPKDPLPTPSVGPLDTDCSKEGLILCDRERMKGHQGVSLDALVGIFTRLGRDMEEIGVHKSFKLAEKVASIMEEAQPLLSRIEALAEEAQPLLSEVRDSDLVKDVETIAKGLADASGDLRKLKSSMLTPENSDLIKQSIFTLIFTLKNIESISSDISGFTGDEATRQNIKLLIKSLSRLL